In Zonotrichia albicollis isolate bZonAlb1 chromosome 5, bZonAlb1.hap1, whole genome shotgun sequence, the genomic window GCTGCAATTAAACTCTGTTAATTACATCACCTGCTGCTGCGAATCCCTGTCACTGGGAGAGATGCTCCTCCAAAGGAAAATGCCCACATTCCATCAGCTCCTACCTTGAAGGCCAGGACGTGGCTCCTGACTGGTGTTATTCTCCCACCTTGTGGTGAACTTATTTCACTACATGGCCCATTTTGGGCAGCTTTCATGTACTGCCAAGTGCAAACCCTCCTCACCATGAGCACTGCTGCTTATTACAAATACAATCAAagcattttttccttcataACACTCAGTTTGGCTGTTTTATagataaaaaacattttcagtttAGTTCTTTATTTCTCTGCAAGTTTTATCCCTGAAAAAATACCACCTGGCCAACTACTCCCCAGTGATGTTTCAGTGAGATTTTATTAGAAATTAAGAGAAggcaaataaaaccccaaaaatttagTCAAGGCTTTTTAGCACAATGCTCACCTGGAACATTAGGACCAACAATGAAAACAAATGTTGAATGTTTAGGGCAAAACCTGGAATCACTATGAGAAAGACTAGAGCATCACCTGCTACATATCATAATGCTGCATGATATAGAGAATGAAAGCATAAAATTCAAGGCAAACCAGTGCAACAActacaaaaaaataaagaagattAAACCAGATAAATTAAGTGAAATGCCTTGAAACACCACTGTGACAGATCACTAAAAAAGGCAAGTCTTAcatatgaaattattttctttaaaatgaacTGCATATTCAACAAAAAACACCTCACCCAACACCTCACCTCACCTTCCTTATGCAGATCCTCTTTCAAGACTTTCTTATGGCCCTAAGGTACACTTGCAACCCAAAACTATTTAACTCTTTCCTCTTATATGGACCATGTAATATGAGAAGTGGGACAAAGATGCCACACacctgggagaggcagctgaacTAATAAGCCACTAACTCTGGAATCCTTGTTGAGTTTTGCTGTCATATCCAAGAGCTCTTCCTGTGAAATGTCTTTAGGCCTCAGTATGATCTCACTAGAAATGCCTGATAAAAACAAAAGACAGAGGACATGTCAGAATAAGAACACAGAGTGATCAGCTTAGTCATTTAGTCCAAAAATCATTCTGATTATTAAGAACTGTTTCCAAACACAAAATGAAACTTGCAGCACCCATTCAAATCACATTAAAACTACTTTCTCCATACATCCATGCAATTCCTTAGGTGCATCAGAGCACATGTAGAAGAAACTGgtgcaaaattaaattaagacACTAAGGGGATTCctcctgctttgttttttttctctttaaagctTACTAAAGGAAGACTCATATGACAtacccacagctgcagctgcctttATCTTGTTCCTGACATAGATGTGACTGGCTGGATTGTCTCCTACCAATATGACAGTGAGGTGAGGCCTCTGGTTGCCAGCAGATATCCACGATTCCACATCCCTTCGAACTTCTTTCAAAACCTGGTGTGCAAGCCTTGTCCCTGAGATAACAGCTGCTTCATCACTACAAAGATAAAAAGGTACACAGTACTTAGGGCTAAAATTGCATCAGGatgaaggcaccttcaagtatgTACTCTACTATTTTCAACACTCCCAAATGTTTTGATTCATGTAGTGGTACTTCAATTATTACTtcaaaaaccctaaaacactACAAACCTACACAGGAGAAGAAGTGCTTTCCCACTTGTCACAGTTGAGATGGCCACAATACACTAAGTATCACCATACAGTTTCAGAAGGCTTTCAGCACTCATCCATATACAGTGACACCATGGCTCTTCAGATGACTCCGTGCCCTTACCCGCACAGAGTAACAGCACACAACTCCAGAAAGCTGCAAGCCTCTGCTCTTTCTTGTTCAGCCTTTTACACCCTCATGTTTATGCACTGCACCTGtatgccctctgctccctgtggtgattggtcagtgcccctgggcactccatggctgtTCCCTTCAACAAGgttcacctgctgctcacagctggagcccactggggatgaggctcagcagccccactcccaattcCACAAACTGGGTGCCCACATCCACTCTCTTACCTGAAGAGTGTGGATGTGCCATCAGTGCACTTGGAAGAGAAGCTCACCAGCCACAACTCATTTCCCAACACACACAGCCAGCCATGTAAATGTACATGAACTCCTGCATTTTGGAATAAAATATGAGGATGGTCTTACTCCCTTAAGTTTTACTTTACCCATTTCCCTCCTCAAATTTCCCTAAAAATTGATTTGATGTAGCATTATTTACACTATTTTCTGTCCAAGCCTCAAAGATGTAGTTCTCATATTTCATAGCTGATGGGAAAGGAGTCAGTACATAGCACTTCTCACAtctgtaaaatataaaaatagcaaaTACTGAAATATGTTGATGCTTCTTAGGTTTAGAACCTAGATAAGTCCTTTGATAGCTATATCACACAAGAACTGCATGAATAAATTAAATCACTGCCTGTACAGAAAGCTTACACTGCAGCAGGCTATTCAAGACATTGAAGCTAAGTCATGAATAATTTATTATTGTAAATTTTACACACATTAAAACACTGACCAGGTGTTGGCAAATGACAGGTTTAATGATAGATTTGTGACAGATTTCATGACCAAGTTAAAATGACAGACTTAATATGTGTCACTGCACCATCCTGTCCCACTGTCATCCCACCCACCCAGGGATGCTCTTACTCTAAACCCACCATGGATTTACCACAGACAATTCTTCTTGTTTATGAACCCGGTGACTTGCAGGCCATGACACAAACTAAGATCTGCACTGCTATTTTAGATCAATTTGTACTCTAAAAGCCCGAGATCACATCTAGCATCACAACAGGAATGTCCCACACCCCATAAAAACCTCTGGAAAATAATTAGTGCAGGGACATCTGCGTTTTGCAGAACTGGAAAAAACAGTTACTAGCAGCGTAGCACAGAGGTAGAATATGCACTGGTCCAGAAATACAGCTGTTTCTCCCAAAACTGACAGAATCAATACCAATACACAGAACATCCAAGGGGTCAGATGCTTATCTCAATGGCTGTTCAGCTCGCTGATCTATTCATTCTTGAAATCACAAAGACAGTGCTCTCAGCATTGGCACTTGTGATGTGCTGAACTTCTTTAGTCAGCTTTCAGGCAGGTCTTAACACAATTACATGTAAATGAAAAGGTTCATAAGCAGGAGCTCAAACAGACCCTCCCATGCAGACCCAGGcaagagctcagagctgcagtgctgcaaaACCAACACCAGAATCCATTTGCAGACAGCACAATAAATTAAATGCAGGGGGTGATTACTGCCAGGACACTGATCCCCAGCGCTAGAAAGCCCTGTTTGCCACCAAATGATAAATATACACGGCAATTCTGTATAAATCTTTAAGGTATCAGGAGCAAGCAAACTCGCAGACCTCCCTCAGGCAGGGGGCAGGAAGGTCACATTGCGAGGGGTTTCTTCAATTTCAAGGGCACCTCTTAAATCCCCAATGGATCACCAAGGCCAGGGCCACGGCCCGCTCGCCCCCCGCTCTCCCGCTGCTTCTTCCCCGTTTCCCCGGAAGAACCGCGGAACTCAGCGGGGATCGGAGGGCATCCATCCCGAAGGGCGATCGCGGGAGGCCCGAGCCCGCTGATCCCTCAGGCGTTTCCCGCCCTTTGGACCCGCCGCGCCATGAGGGGTACGAGGATGAGGAAGAtgagaaggagggaggaaggagaatGACGAGGAAAAAGACCCGATCGGCGCAAGGTACCTGGCGGCGCTGCGGGGGAAGCTGCTGGCGCTGCGAGCGAGGGTTCGCCACCGCCTCAGGGGCGCCCAGCCCGGGCGCAGCAGcgcggcagaggaggaggaggcggaggaGAGGGACAAGGCTgtggcggccgccgccgccattTCGGTCGGTCCCCACCGACGGAAGCGGCGCCGCAACCAAGCGACGGCAGGCGGGGCCACCGCCGGCACCGGGACCGCGGCCAGAGCGGGCGGAGCTGGGGACGGCTGGAGCTGAGGAATCTGCGTGACAGGGATTTGGAGCCTCAGGGTACAGCAGGAGCCGCGCAAAAGATGACTTGGCTGCAGCCTTTGGCTCCCGTGAGCTGCTGTTCCCGTCGCAATTTGGGGTGGGTAGACACAGAGCTCCACGGACAAGCATCGCTGCTGCCCCTCATAGTTATTCCCCGCACCCCCGTGTTTTCTGAGGGGAAAACTCAGGGAATCGCTTGCAGCTTGCATATTGGTGACTTCTGTCATGTTCAATGGCAGATTTTATAGTAAAAAAATCGCCTGTGCAGAGCGGAAGGAGTAAACAAACCAAGATCTGAAATAGCATTTAAAAAGCATGCCAAAATAACAGCACTCTCACCAGCCTACTGACAGCGGGAAAATTCCTTTATAAAGCTGGGAAAAGCTTTGGATGTGTCAACTTAGTGAGGCTTCATGCTCTGCTATGGTCCTGGCAACGATTCTGACAAGTTAAATGTTTCCAAAAGCAATGTGGCTCAGGTGCTTCCACAGACAATGTCCATGCTGAGTTTTAATGGCTTGCCCTTTCTAAAATATTATTCTTATCACATTATATCCTGGATAAAAACACGCCATTGACCGCCCACCCCTCAGCTCCGCCCGTCCCTCAGCATCTCCCGTCCACCGCTCACCGGCTTCGGCTGCTTGTCCCGGCCTTTCCCCTCGTCCCGCGCTTGCGACCCCGCTTCCACCTGTGGGGTGGGGCCGACATGGCTGCGGCCTCCTCAGGGCTCCTCATCCTGCTCCACGCTCCGCTGCTCCCGGCCTGGGCGCCGCTGAGGGGCTGGCCAACCTTCCTTCGCCTTCCTCCCGGAGCCCCGGGCCGGCTGCAGCGCCAGCAGCGCCCCTCGCAGCGCCGCCAGCTACGCGGCCCCCACCGGGGAGGTTTCCTCCtcgctccttcctcctcaccctcctcaccctcctcGTCCCCCTCACGCTGAGGCGGCAAGTGCGCGGCGGGCGAAAAGGGCGGGAAACGCCTGAGGGGACGCCGAGGAGCATTTGATCAGTGTTTGGGTGAGGGACCGAACGCGGCACAAATGTCCTGGTTTTACTTTCAGAAGACGCGAAAGTTCAGCCAGGGAAAAGTAGAGACTTTCAAATTTCAGGCACAAACTTTGtgctgttaaaaaaacccctaaaccaaAATCGAAAAAACCAATCAGATTAGAGTCGGGAACTCTGCAGCTGTGGGACATTAATGCTACAGCGTGTCTAATTCCCACGAAGAATATGGTAACATTGCGAAGGTATAGAAGGGAATACCAACAATATGTGCATAACTCTTTGGAGTTTATGCAACTTTCAAGAGGCTTTGGAAAAATACACACACTTTCAATAAGGAAAATGCCACAATCTTAGAGAGGCTTATATAGGTGACATCAGCAATGCAACACGTTTGCTGAACTTTTAATATAAAAAGCACATTGAAAATTGTGACCTGACATAAATTTTCTGGGGCTTTTTTTAGTTATGTGACTGACGTGGAGAGAAGTTAGTTTCTGGGATTGTCTACAAATGAGTATTATCCCAAATCTTTAAGTCATCTGGTGAGTGATCTATCAGAACAAAAGTCAGCTGAAGAATGGTTTGGCAAGTGACAAGAGGACAGACATAACAGGTATGGGGATTGCTGGGAACTTCCGTGTGGGTttgatttgttttaaattcaCAAAGACATCTTTTGTTGACTTCAGTAGCAGTGCTAATTTCATCTGCATACCCAAGTAAAAGAAACATAAAGTGCTGGGCTTGTTTTGATGATTTGTTATCAGAGAAAAAGAACTTTAATGtgtgattttcttccccctcccccccttTAATAGAATAAGCTTTAAGGTGAGATCCTCAGGAAGATCCCCTTACCACACAGAATTTGTAATGCGTGCTTAGACTACACACTAGAAGTCTTGGCAACATCTGTAATTCTTAATCATTCTTATAGAATTACCCAAAAGACAAGTTAAACCGAGTTAAAATATGTCAATCAAGCTTAAGAGAAGCTTAAAATCCCTGTTCTCTTGCCTAATGATGGAAACCAGTGAAAAAGTCAAAATAGCACACACTTCTGCAAATATCTGACAGAATTTGGAGACTGTCACTATATAAAAAGAATTGTTACTACTTCTAGTAGGAATAGTTATTACTGTCTATCACTTATTTTGTAATATGGAAACTGCTATTTCAGATAAATCAGATTGTTTCTACTCGAAAACATGCATGAAAAATAGGTCTAAATGATCCAGTAATATTTGTGAATGGCATTATAAATGTTTATCGCTGGTTTTTTCTGTTATTACTTTCTAAAAGTATTGCTTTTCTAATGCTATTTTCATTGTTATTACTTTGTAAAAGCAGCACCAGAACCTTTGTGCCGCGTTCGGTCCCTCACCCAAACACTGATCAAATGCTCCTCGGCGTCCCCTCAGGCGTTTCCCGCCCTTTTCGCCCGCCGCGCGCTTGCCGCCTCAGCGTGAGGGGGACgaggagggtgaggagggtgaggaggaaggagcgaGGAGGAAACCTCCCCGGTGGGGGCCGCGTGGCTGGCGGCGCTGCGAGGGGCGCTGCTGGCGCTGCAGCCGGCGCGGGGCGCCGAGAGGAAGGCGAAGGAAGGTTCGCCAGCCCCTCAGCGGCCCCTAGGCCGGGAGCAGCAGcgtggagcagagggagaagagCCCTGAGGAGGCCGCAGCCATGTCGGCCCCACCCCACAGGTGGAAGCCACGTCGCTTAGGGACAGACCGAGAGATCCAGGTGGCGGCTGAGGGACGGGCGGGGCTGAGGGCGGGAGAAGCTCATCCTTAAGGTAAATCTCCGCAGCCCGTAGGGGAGCTTTGAGAAAACCTGTCTGCTATTTCTTTTTCGTGACAAGCCGTTTCTGCAGAGGGCAGAAGAatctgctttttatttctgttgaaaCCCTTGAAGTGTAGCGCCTTCATTTGAAATGTGTTCAGCCGCTTTAATCAAATAGTAGTGGTGAAAACCCCCAAGCTCTATAATAATTGTTGCTGTCTTGGAGGGTGATAGCTTCTGAATGTGCTCTTTTTGTGTGGAAGAGAATAGTGAGCTCAGGTCCACGGAACAAGGtgtttggctgggtttttgcaGAAGTGTTCCTCTATTTTTGATGTTAAATGGAATATATTTTTCAAGGACTTTTCCTGCCTTCCTAGAGAGGTCTTTACAAATGACTGACATGTTATTCAGATTGTGACAATCATAATTTTTGATTGTCATAATTTTACCCTTGTGAGTAAGCATGTTTATTTTCACCAAGAAAGCATTTGGCTCCATGGTCTGCAGCTATTGAAAACTAAGCAATTTCCTAGTCATTGCTTccaatattttaaaagtgttttcAGTTCATCAAGCTCATTACCAGTTAGCACAAAATATGCTATTTACTCAAAGCTGGAATTTTACATGAAAACCAAACACTCTTTTCAATTCCAGGGTGAAAAACACACAAAcagccaaaaaacccaaaccagccaacgaaaacaaaaacccaaacaatttcAAGTGTAAACCATAGTTTTAAGTTGCAATGATAGGCTTACTGTGACTTTGTACATTTGACTTATCTACAGGCACTTATGTGAATCCCTTAGAGTGCTGTGAAGATTAACTTTATTCATGCTTAATATATCGACAATTTCAAAGAACGGATGATAACACTTCTTGGACCTCATGAGGACTTTAAAAACCTGGGAAGCTTTTGATGTGTCCTGTTTTACCAGCATTTTTTCTTGGGCAATGTACTTTCCTGCTGTAAACTGGGTGGGAGGCAAAAATCCAGAGTTGCACAAGATACTTCCATTGCTGTTTTAGTCGATTAACTTGCATCTGAAGAAAAACATATGACATAGAGCACAAGGGAAGAACTATAGAAGTTTTTACTGAGCCATGGCTTCCAAAAAGAGCATATAAAATAGGCATCTATTGCTGCTGGTAAATTATACTTTTCAGTTTTTGAAAGAATCTGGTTATTGTTAGTGTTTTAGTCACGGTCTTTGGTGTGTACTGGGCAGGGAAAGTGAAAAATCTGCCCTGGGATTTTGCAAATGTCTGCTGCTCTGGTAAAGTGAAGCTGTGTGTAGCTCTGTCTGGGCTGTTCCTGAGACAGACATGGTGTAACAGGGCAATGTGGTCATTTCAGACAGACACCATTCCCAGGGGGAAAGCCATCATGTGTGCAGGCACACTGGAGTTTGCTGAGAGgtggccagggcaggcaggtcTTTCTCAAGGTTCTGAAGAGGGAGCAACAGTCTCAGGTCACCTTTAAatggcagggggaaaaaattcacctttttatttttgcaaggaaaaaaatgtgcaaGGAAATTCACAAGGAAACAGAAGAACATTTCATGCTCTCTACTCATGGGTGTGTAAAGGAGACAGATTTCCATATTACCTTCATTTGTCTGTCCCGTGTTCTGGGGATGAGCCAGCTTTCCTCAGGTGTCACAGGAGAACACTCATGACTGCCCCGTGCCAGCAAGGCCACGATGTGGGTGCGCTTTCAGATAAGGTTTTGTCGGATTTCATGTGGATTTCATGTGAATTTCATGTggatttcatttcatttcagtaGATTTGTCACTAAACAAGTACCATGTACCTAGTGACAGAAGAGATTGTTTGTCCTGGAAATGTGCACTGAGGAATCCAGACAAGGGGATTCTTGGCTTTCAGAAGTGCCAGAGATCCTTGTTACAGCTGGGACCCGAACCATTTCTCTTCTGGAAACAAATTTACTGTTGCAAACTTTTACTGTTTCCTACCATAGCAAACACTGTTAACTCCTTCCCACCCAGCAAAATGCGTTTAACTTTAAACACAGCCCGCTTCAAGGTGGGCTGGAGAACAGCAAGAATGGAAATTCCTGCAGGTTGCAGGGGTGGGCCTGGGTTCCATTCATCCATTCTGGGGTTAATCTCTCTTCATACCAGCAGCTCAGGTCAGCTTCACATCAGAGGGTTCGAGTAATGTGCCTCTGAGTATAGAAACACGTTTGCTTGGCACAAAGTGCCCCTGACCCTTCagagagagctgctctgcaggtgtgTCCAGGAATCCCAGGGTACACAGAGGTCGCTGCTTCCCTGCATCCCACTGGCCCAACTGACACAGGTACACAGCTCCAGCTAACATGGAATTCACAAAAACCTGGGATGTTTTTCAacaggaaaacatttttattgcaTTATATATTTCATTACATTATCATGAGAAATCCACCTCTTTACATACAATTTTTCAAAGCAGAATAATGAATATTAGTTATTCTTTATGAGTCATGACACTATGTCATACGAGTAGACATAAAATGTCTAAGTCTCTCCAGAACATTTACTGTTCCTTTAGATCTTGTGCATAAATACCAAATATTGTAATGTAAactcatttaaaaacaaaccagcTAACCAACCTCAACATTATCTGGTTAAAACCCAAATCAGTCATGGCACAAACCCCCACAATTTCATAGAAATTATTAAATCCTTCTAAGTATTGAATAGGAGAAAAAGACTTCAGGGGCAAAATTTGTGATTTCATTAGATAGCACATTGTGCAAAAAGGTCCAAGGCAATCTGTATTAGAGGCTGGAGAGTTGGAGTAGGAAAAAGAGATTCAGCAAAACATTCTTGCCTGAACCAGGTTTTATTCCCAAGTAATCCTGGACAGGCACTGCAATGTTAAATGCCAGCCAGCACTCTTGTTATTCCTGATGCAAGGATATCGGCACAATCCATTCAAACCTCTCCTGTCACACTCTCTGCAGACGTTTACAAAATCATCTTCATGATGCATTCATCTTCTTTTcagatattaatattttataggAACTTATTGGCAAACAGAATTTGGCAAGAAGGAGTTTGCACAAAGGTGGAGCAAGTTCTGAGAAGGCTGCTGAGAGGTGTCCAGCAAAGCTTCCACTGTCTTATCAAATGGATTCAATCATTTTGTCTCAGTCAATAAAACCATACAGAGGATTAGGCAATAACAACTATGAGGAGAGGGAATGAAACATAGAACATCAGATCTACAAATCCATCAAAACTAGAGAGCTGAGCTATTGTGTCCTCACAGCATCTGTTTCCTGGGATCTTGTGGCAAACAGGTAACTTCATTCCGAGGAGTTCCTTTCCTCATGCACATCTTGTTGGCTGAGCTGCAATAGGTAGAATTCAAATTGTAAAGCCCACCAGGAAGTTTTTCcattaagtttttttttttgcatacaCCAGATAATAAATCACATAGGATGTGTGGAAAAGATGCCTGATGGTGATGATGGAATGTACTGTGGCTAGATTTGCAACTAATCAGGCATTTGTTGTGGATACTCTCCCTGACAGCCTGCTGGGTTGTCTCTTCCCCAGCACAGAAGCCACTTTCTGGACACATTTTTGGAGTAACTAACCAGATTTCCTTACAGGAATCAATAACAGAATGTGGCTCGTTATTCTTGGGTTTAAGAAGGTAAGTTTGGTCCCAAGCTCTGGTGACAGCTGGCCCGGCACGTACCTACGGAGGATCCTGGTGACCAGGAGCTTGACCCAGGGAGCGACGGGGTCCAGACAGATGGTCAGTCCCTTCTTCGTCGTGGCTCTGCGGGCGAGACAGGGAGGGGGTGAGGCTGGGGCCGGGGTCGGGGttggggccggggccggggccgggcacttACATGACCTCGGGCACGGCGCAGTGCGGCCCCTCGGCGAGGAACTCCAGGCGGGCCAGGCGCCGCGGCGGGATCACCTCGGACACGGTCCGCACGCAGCGGCAGCGCAGCTCCCCGGCCAGCGGCGCACCTGGCAGGCGAGAGGAGCCTTCTGAGCCTCGGCTCTGGGGTCCCCGAAACCCCCCGGCCCCCGGACGGGCCCGGCCCCCCGCGCACCCCTGCCGAGGCCCGGCCGCGGACGGATGGGTAACCGCGGCTCGGTCGCTTACCCTGGCACAGAGCGGCGGcggccaggaggaggaggagagagaggtACGGGTTCATGGCTGGTGCTGGCGGCGGAGAGGGTGCAGGAGCCGGCGAGGCGGCCCCCTTTCCCTCCCGTGCTTTTATTCCCGGCCGGGAGCTGCCGGGGGATTTCCCGGAGTGTAGCCAGGGGGCAGTGCCCCGTTGGCCCCTTTCCACCGGTGGGTGTATGCAGCTAAAGGAGCAGGGCGGAGAGAGAAGAGCGGCCGTTCCCGACACAGCGGCTGCTTTAGGTCCGGGAGCGAGGGAAGTGTGGCACTGCACCGTCCCGAGAACCGCCCAGCGTCTGCTGGGACCCCATTCTCCGAAAGGAGCGGCGGCTTTTTGTGGGGGCTCTCCGTTAGCGTGCAGGGTGCAGGGTGCTGCGCCAAAGGGGAATTTGGGTTCTGGAGGCTGCCTTGCTGCCGAGCCATGTGCAACCACCCACTCTTACTCAGTGGGCATTGTTCTCCTGAGCACCCCTTCATTCACCTAGTTTTTGAAAACCCTTTTTTCCTCGGATTTCCATATGTACACTCTACTACTGACAGCCTTCTGTTCCACTCCTTCACATACAGAGGTCACTCTCTGTCTTCATTTCTGTCAAGGCATTTTGCTGAGTTCAGTTATAAAGAAGCAAAATGATAGTTTCCTATGAGCTTTTAATGAAAACGAGATACAGGTTTTCTTCATTTCATTTACACACAGGTTTAGATCACTTAGATTACTTTCTTTTGTAATAAGTTTTAGTACGAAATAGAATATTGCACTTTATTTGtcttggttttggggtgtttttttttttagcaaatcTGTTTTCTTGCACAGACTTTTGTGAGCATGAGTGAGGTTCAGCAAATCAATTTGTTCCAGGATCAGGCAGCCGTGTGTCTTGCCCCATTTGCCTGAATGCCTTAGATTAGATGAACTGTCTGAGAACAAAACCAAGTCAGGACCCAAACCAGATAAGATACAGTGTATAAAGCAGTCCTGAAAAGGGATTAAGGAGATAGCAAGCTGATGGGACACAAAgacactcattcctgggctccATCATCTACAGCTCAGCTGTTTCATACAGCTACTGGCTTAGTCCCTCAGGAGATCCGCCCTGCAGGAAGATTTTATGTCACAAGCAAATGGTGATTGACCCATGTTGTCAGGAAATATCTGATGACTAGTTTGGACCCCTATCCAGATGCAGTTTGGGAACGACATCCTTGGGAGCTTCTGGCTGTTAGCTTGGTCTTAAAAGGAAGCTACATGGTCAGCTTAGGGGAAGCCACTAATTAGAAACCTTCACTGAGATCCCTTGAGATGATGGAGGTGGAATCACCATTCCCTCCAGGTTATAGCCACACAAGCCTTGGGCTGGGAGTTCCTCATATGGTTGTCCCAAGGAAGTGCCATGTTCTTTGCAGCAAGAAGGATttgctcagctgcagcaaacTGAGGCAACAAGCAGGTAGGATGGTGCACAGTCTGCTCCGGGTCATTGCAGTTATCCTTGGCAGATCCAGCTCAGAGTGATGTGGGGAGCAGATCCCTCACTGTCACTCGTGCGCAGTCAGATTACACACTGCTCTTGGACAGTACGCATGAGTAAGGACAGCTTACGTGACGGCACTTGGCTTTATGCTTGCATGACTGCTAACAAGAACTGACCCATCAGCCTCATTCCACAGCGGTTACTGCTGAGGAAATTCCAGATGTCTCCTGGGGTC contains:
- the LOC102062621 gene encoding alveolar macrophage chemotactic factor-like, yielding MNPYLSLLLLLAAAALCQGAPLAGELRCRCVRTVSEVIPPRRLARLEFLAEGPHCAVPEVIATTKKGLTICLDPVAPWVKLLVTRILRRYVPGQLSPELGTKLTFLNPRITSHILLLIPVRKSG